From one Humulus lupulus chromosome 8, drHumLupu1.1, whole genome shotgun sequence genomic stretch:
- the LOC133793898 gene encoding probable CoA ligase CCL5 translates to MSADETWTAAAAAAAAREYSGDDLPRSSFDESTGIYHSVHQLGKHHRIPTTPNLDTATFVLSRFPPHHQAESRVALIDSATNQRVTYAELHRSVLSLASGLYHALGIRKGDVIFVLSPNSLLYPTICLAVLSIGAVLTTANPLNTESEIVKQVSDSGATLAIAAPECLHKLLSTGVPTIQTSRPSEGDELSIEELISSCDPVELTQSDTTGLIRPSQSDTAAILYSSGTTGTSKGVVLTHSNLISIMALLRWTVDVTKAKKDVFLCFIPMFHIYGLAFFALGLFCCGTTTVLMERYELKSMLEAIQTHKVRNIPAVPPVILGLVKHAGRFSAGGVGDLSSLRRVSSGAAPLGKELIGAFRERFPWVELRPGYGLTESSGAATLFVSAKEAKRRPGSCGGLIPGFFGRIVDVDSGNNLGPYKVGELWLKSPTVMKEYLGKREATVETVSGDGWLRTGDLCYFDEDGFLYVVDRIKELIKHNGYQVAPAELEAILLAHPNVLDTAVVPVEDEEAGQIPMAYVVRAGGADELTEAQVIQYVALQVAPYKKIRKVGFINAIPRSAAGKILRKELVLQANNKHQIINSKL, encoded by the exons ATGTCAGCGGATGAAACATGGACAGCCGCCGCCGCCGCCGCAGCCGCCAGAGAGTATTCCGGTGATGATCTGCCGAGGTCGAGCTTCGACGAAAGTACTGGAATTTACCATTCGGTCCACCAACTAGGGAAGCATCACAGAATTCCCACCACGCCTAACCTTGACACTGCCACATTTGTGCTATCACGATTCCCACCCCATCACCAGGCCGAGTCACGAGTTGCACTCATCGATTCGGCCACGAATCAGCGAGTCACCTACGCGGAACTCCACAGGTCGGTTCTCTCCCTAGCGTCGGGCTTGTACCACGCGCTGGGAATCAGAAAAGGCGATGTCATTTTCGTCCTTTCGCCCAATTCGTTACTCTACCCAACTATTTGCCTGGCGGTGCTTTCCATCGGTGCCGTTCTGACCACGGCGAATCCACTCAACACCGAGTCAGAAATCGTCAAGCAAGTGAGCGACTCGGGTGCCACACTCGCTATTGCAGCCCCTGAGTGTTTACACAAGCTGCTCTCAACCGGGGTCCCAACAATCCAAACCTCTCGGCCATCGGAGGGCGATGAACTATCCATCGAAGAGTTGATCTCAAGTTGCGACCCGGTTGAGTTGACTCAGTCAGACACAACGGGATTGATTAGGCCGAGTCAGTCCGACACGGCCGCCATCCTCTACTCGTCGGGGACCACCGGAACCAGCAAAGGCGTGGTGCTCACTCATTCCAACCTCATCTCCATCATGGCGCTGCTCAGGTGGACCGTTGACGTCACGAAGGCTAAAAAAGACGTCTTTTTGTGCTTCATCCCCATGTTCCACATCTACGGCTTGGCCTTCTTCGCACTCGGACTCTTCTGCTGCGGAACCACCACCGTCCTCATGGAGCGATACGAACTCAAATCAATGCTGGAAGCCATTCAAACACACAAAGTCAGAAACATCCCGGCCGTGCCACCGGTGATCCTCGGACTCGTGAAGCACGCCGGGAGATTTTCCGCTGGCGGAGTCGGAGACCTGTCTTCGTTGAGGAGGGTGAGCTCGGGGGCGGCGCCGCTGGGTAAAGAGTTGATCGGAGCGTTCCGAGAAAGGTTTCCGTGGGTGGAGCTGCGGCCGGGGTACGGGTTAACGGAGAGTTCCGGGGCGGCGACTCTGTTCGTTTCGGCGAAAGAGGCGAAGCGGAGGCCGGGATCGTGTGGGGGACTGATCCCGGGGTTTTTTGGGAGGATAGTGGATGTAGATAGCGGTAATAATTTGGGTCCGTACAAGGTGGGAGAGTTGTGGTTGAAGAGTCCAACGGTAATGAAGGAGTACTTGGGGAAGAGGGAAGCGACGGTTGAAACGGTTAGTGGAGACGGTTGGTTGAGAACCGGAGATCTTTGTTACTTTGATGAGGATGGGTTTCTTTACGTGGTTGATCGGATTAAAGAGCTTATTAAGCACAATGGCTATCAG GTTGCTCCGGCAGAATTAGAAGCAATACTTTTGGCCCATCCTAATGTTCTGGACACAGCTGTTGTACC ggtggAAGATGAAGAAGCAGGACAAATACCAATGGCGTATGTGGTGAGAGCAGGCGGAGCTGATGAGCTGACAGAAGCACAAGTGATTCAATATGTAGCTCTCCAG GTGGCCCCTTACAAGAAAATAAGAAAAGTAGGGTTTATCAATGCCATTCCAAGATCAGCAGCAGGCAAAATTCTAAGGAAGGAACTTGTGTTACAAGCTAATAATAAGCACCAAATTATTAACTCTAAATTGTAA
- the LOC133795653 gene encoding AT-hook motif nuclear-localized protein 23-like produces MRDLKNVKVASNDSRDMLPVQEDAKRELAEELSKIKVAESEDFTKPVYFPFHVNRNGHFNVDDDDDDDDNNNFEPHSGGGFDLISSHHQSSGDMASRCPRGRPPGSMNKPKSSMIITRESANTLWAHILEVGSGCNVFDFVATYARKRQRGICVLSGSGIVTNITFWQLTVARVVVTLHGWFEIIFLSGSFLPSPAPPGATNLTVFLAGGQGQVVGGNVVGALIAADPTIVIASSFTNVAYDSFFVTFYSFHVMQYIILTT; encoded by the exons ATGAGAGATCTGAAAAATGTAAAGGTGGCCTCAAATGACTCCAGAGACATGCTACCCGTTCAGGAGGATGCAAAAAGAGAGTTAGCTGAGGAACTATCCAAAATAAAGGTGGCAGAATCAGAAGATTTCACTAAGCCAGTATA TTTTCCATTTCATGTCAACCGCAACGGTCACTTCAACGTCGATGACGACGACGATGACGACGACAACAACAACTTTGAACCCCACTCAGGTGGGGGCTTTGATCTCATCTCGAGTCATCATCAAAGCTCTGGTGATATGGCCTCACGCTGCCCTAGAGGCCGACCACCTGGCTCAATGAACAAGCCAAAGTCGTCGATGATCATCACACGAGAGAGCGCAAACACTCTCTGGGCCCACATCTTGGAGGTCGGAAGTGGCTGCAACGTCTTTGACTTTGTCGCCACCTATGCCCGGAAGCGGCAGCGTGGGATTTGTGTCCTCAGCGGAAGCGGCATCGTCACCAACATCACGTTTTGGCAGCTCACCGTAGCCAGAGTCGTGGTGACCCTCCACGGATGGTTCGAGATAATTTTCCTTTCGGGATCGTTCTTGCCCTCGCCTGCGCCACCAGGCGCCACCAACCTCACGGTATTCTTGGCCGGTGGACAAGGTCAGGTGGTCGGTGGGAATGTTGTTGGAGCCCTAATTGCAGCCGATCCGACCATTGTGATAGCTTCCTCTTTCACGAACGTGGCATATGACTCATTTTTTGTTACATTTTACTCATTTCATGTTATGCAATATATCATTTTAACTACATAG